The Chanos chanos chromosome 9, fChaCha1.1, whole genome shotgun sequence genome includes the window CACCGTTCGCCCGGCACCGCAACGTTTCAttcttctgttctctccctccagCTTGTTGTTATTGATACATATGCAGAGGCGTGTTAGTACAGTAAAAGGACTGGACAACGTCTGAATACACTGTATACAGACAATGAAGTGTGTGCGTACAACAAACACATAGAATGATGATTGGCCAGACAGAGTCGTTTGCACTCCTGTGTAGGGCCTCcttttcacagatttttttcccccccttctctaCGATTTGTGTACGAAATGTGAAGAGAATGGCGAGAGTCGTTCTACGCGGATCGCATTCCTCTTTGGAATGTGTACGCGTGAGCGGTGCGTGgtggcaaacacacagacacactatgTGGGACATAATTTGAACGTAACATATGATCACGAACGCACAAAGGAGTATGTAGACAGAAAAGAAGGATACAAACAAGACCATTTCGGTCGAGGACGGCAAgagaaaaatatgtatatataagcatccattttctcctcttcttaCCTATGATATCCAGCGATgcgtgtccctctctctgtctctctctctctctctttgcctctcctgtctttttctctcctcttttcaccCCTCGTTTGTACTGTACGTTGACCTACACGTACAAGAAACATACGCATGCAGACGGCTCAAGGGGAGATTCACATCGTAACGGCTTTTGCAAGAAATGCAGGTTTTCTGTCGCCTCTCCCCCTCTCAAGTCGGTGCAGAAAAACGGGGTGCTGCTGAAGACTGTACAAATTGATGCGTACGTTTGcctcctccccacccccttttttctttctctccccttctcccctctctccctctcgctctcgttctctctctctctctctcctctgtcaagACGACTTGCACTTTTTTGCCGTCGGTGCAGGCACAATCttaacagagggagaggggtgagCGAGAGATGCACGTCGATtcgtaaagagagagagagagagggagaaagagagagagagagagggagagagagaagggggcgTGATTTGCATATTCttaaggaaaaaaggagagtggAAAAGAAGGAAGAGACGCAGAGAGGGGGCCTAAAACTCGCAAAATATGGAGGCTAAGTGACCGAAGTAGCGGCAGGGTTTTCGTGTTGTAGCTATTGTCAGCCACTTTTACTATTAGAGCGGTATTAGCTGAAAGGTCGTGAATTTTGGAAGGGCTTTTATGCTTAAGGGATTGTGAAAATACCAACATCTATTACAAACAATCATATTTCAGTTTCAGCCACAGTCTGTAAGGAAAACCCCGCCTAGGTCACATTACAAAGTTTCATTGCTTGTCTGTTCTGCTGGGTCATTCAGTCAAAAGCCATTTCGGTCGTCGTATTGACTGCCACCATGGAAAACATACAATATTCGCTGTTGTCAGTTAACACCAAATTCTGTCGTTGTTTCTGGGGTTGGTGCTTTAGACAGAGTTAACAGCGACGCGGTAACCAGTCAAGCGATTCTCCTCCAACcaccctctctcgctctctctctctctctctcttgcagtttttttcttgtcccaTTGTGTTGTAGCCATAGTAACCAGTCGAAGGAGTGTGGATGACTGCGCATGCGATGTCATTCTCGCGTGCTATCTTAAGATAACAGGCGCTCCATCTATCGATGTGAAGAAAATACagcaacatttgtttttcttttttgcagtttCAAAGGGTGACTGACCTTAGTTTGACGACAGTTCATTTTGTAGTTCACGGATTGTTAGGGCGATTACGGTGTTGgaaatgtcatttcataatTGGTTACATCTGTTGTCAGACTGCTACCTCTGTCACTCCCATTAACGTACGAAATAAATTAAAAGGTGCAAggtgaatttgaaaaaaaaaaaaacggataaAATAGTGTTAGGCTAAAAGACTGGTAAATTACTTCAAATAACATGAAAAAGACCATTCATTATAGACCGATTCTACTTAGAACGGCGTTTTCCAAAGGAAGATTTGACACATAATTAGCAAATTTAGAATGGCCTTGGAATCTAAAGTTGTTATCTGAACGAAAGACTATGTGTGGTGTTTGAATAGTTGAAAAAGACTTAGATGGAACTGACTGTCGATTAAATAATGCACATAATTTATGCTAAACACTTGACGTTTTCTGGTTGCACGGGGTTGCGTCTTTTAATCTGTATTAGAACCCCGCTGGTCAAAGGTCATGAGGTCAGAAAAATtaagtccagaaaaaaaaatgtagaagaGCGAGCTAGACCGTGCACGCAGTCTCTTTAGTAGGTAGAATGTTACATAATTTGAATCTGctcctgtatgtgtgcattttggTCGGCCGTTTCGTGTTTGTATCCGTCACATGTCTGGTTGGACCAGGGTTTCATTCATTGTTGAGGTGTTTTTCGAAGAGCCGAGgagttttatttaaaagagttaCGTGGATAAATACTGAAAatatagggtttttttcttcatccctTCCTCCTACTTGTCCTTTATTTCTTTCAGGACATTTTTGGCTGCTGGGGTAGCGTTATTAACGCAGCTGTTGTATCCTTGTTAATTAAGGAAACGCCATTATCAATATTCAGACACAACACGTCACTCAGAAAACACGTCAGATACCTGTTGACTTGCTTACATTTTACAGTCGAGCTCTGTCACCGATAAACCGTTATCTCACGACTGCtttcagaacacagagacatggtCACATCTCATATTTATTCTAGACTTTTAAAGGGAGCTATAAACTGTCCGAGTAAATTTTGACATCCTCTCAATCCTCGCATTGTCTCGTGTTCAAATTCACGGCTGATTTTTATGACAAGATGTGTCGCGTATTTCGGAAGCAGGCAGTAAGTCACACGCCGAAACTGTAGctgtctcattaaaaaaacaacaacaacaaacatcttATAACCACGACGGAACGAGAAaggaaaagtaaacaaacaaacggagcaAACACAGGGCATGGTTAGAACGTCTTTATTTGTCAGactattatttatttctttagatatttattcatttatttatttatttagagatttatttatttattgtggcAAGCTCATTGTTTGTTGTGATATCTCTACagactgaacaaatgaatgaaagagaaggatACGTAGAAAGAGTCGGAGAAGGATATTCCAGCCTTGAcggaaaaagggagagagaagtggaaaaaagaggggatttttaaaggagagaaagagagacccgGAGGATGGGGTTGAGGAGACAGAAGCCAAAGTTTGACTAGATGGTGTGATAATTccacaaagaaagacaagatAAAGAGATTAAAAGTACAAGCGCAGTGTTGTTGGAAAAACGTGTGTCTTAACACAGTGGCGATTTTCAAAGCAATCTGTCTTTtctaaatctgtttgtctgtgtgtgagcgtgtgtgtgtcaaccACCTAAACACATGCACGGAAATACCAGTTAAACGGAGCTCCGATTCAGTTTGTGCGgtctgtgtgtggagtttaAACGGTTTGACTCTCGGCTGAATTTGATTTGTGTCAGATTTCTTCCACAACATTGTGCATATCACagtgtcttttttcctttcttcccccccccccccccgccccagtTCTCCTTCGTGTGGCTCATAacttcgtgtgtgtgtctgtatttgatCATAATGTCAGttatatctgtgtgtctctgtgcagctttttttctttcctgtggcatgctgtgtgtctgtgtctgtgtctgtatgtctgtgtgtctgtgtgtctgtgtctgtatgtctttgtctgtatgtttgtgtctatctactgtatgtgtgttacgtgattgagtgtgtctgtggggttaaGCACTaggccaatgtgtgtgtgtgtttgtgtgtgtgtgtcgtcacTGTttcattatgtctgtgtgtcaacAGTACTgtatctctgagtgtgtgttcatgtcttgcagtgttagtgtgagtgtgaatgtgtgagttaTGCAGTGTCTTTATATTATGCCTGCatgactgtgctgtgctctctgtgtgaggctctctctcattttgctGTACTGTAGTGCactctgtttgtgttgatgGTTGTGTAtggatgagagtgtgtgtgcatgtgtgtgtgagagagagaggagaaagagtgtgtgtgtatacgtgttcatgaaaaagagagaatgtttgtatatctatgtgtgtgtgtgtgtgtgtgtgtgtgatattctgctgtcctgtgttgtgtgtgtgtgtgttatcctacagtcctgtgttttgtgtgtgtgtgaggtgctggAGTCAGTGATCAGAGTGCACTGGGATTGCGAAAGTTATGACCAGCAAAACGAGCCTGGTCTCCCAGCTCCTCCTCAATcctgaaacaaagacacacaacacacttcaGCATCCCCAGAGATAACCACACCAACACTAAGATCTAACATTAACgctaacactaacattaatagtaacagtaacactaacattaaTATTAACACTAACATTAATACTGacattaacagtaacagtaacagtaacagtaacattatCAGTCACATTAACACTAACATGAACACTAACACttttattaacactgaaattaacactgacactaacattAACGCTAATACTATtattaacactgacattaacattacatctgactctgactctcaCTTTTAGTTGTCACAGTCAAACTCACCTCATGAGCTGGTTGTATTTAGCCAGCCGTTCGGATCGACAGGGTGCACCCGTTTTtatctgagagagggagagagagagagacagagagggaggttaagtttactgtaaacaatTTTAAATTGCTGATATATTAAAAGTCTATGACAGCTCGTGGAACTTGCCATCATGTTCACATTAACAAAGCTAATATAGATCGACTGTCCTGGCAACACTAGCGGAACAAAGATTCTTGGCTCTGatgaaaaacagtgagtgaaaaaaaaagaggctttcagtaGGAGGCTCATTCTCTTGATAATTATCGTCGTAAGGCTGGAGGCCTGACTGTAGTCTAGACCCAGCGAAACccacgagaaaaaaaacaagagtgtaCCACATTTCTGTTGTTCTAAATCCACAaacttaatgtgtttgtttggtgcgTACTACACAGATCTCTTCAATGCTGGTAAACATCAGACAAATCAGATCAGTGTAACAGCTGATGGAAACACTGCGGTGTTGTCATACTCACCTGTCCAGTGCAGAGTCCAACCACCAGGTCAGCAATGAACGTGTCTTCTGTTTCTCCAGAGCGATGACTCACCATCACCCCCCAGCCGTTCTCCTGGGCCAGCTTACACCTGTATACAGGTACATAAACACCATCTTTACCAAACACCTGCATACAGGTACATACACACCATCTTTACCAAACACCCGCATACAGGTACATACACACTATCTAATATCATATATCTGCATCCAGGTACATACACACTATTTATtaacaaacacctacacacaggtacatacacacTATCTAATATCATATACCTGCATCCAGGTACATACACGCTATCTGTTAACAAACACCTGCATACAggtacgtacacacacgcacactccagGTCACATGGTCAAATACATTATGCCTGTACCACGTCTCAGAACACTGATAAATAAGTTCCATGTATAATCATTACCATTCACCATTTAATATACAGCTTATCAAAACACTGGAAACCACTCTATACCACACCCATGTGCATACGATCACACGCTACTTATACTATACCCCTACACACAGGAAGACACGCTAACTTTACCGGAAACACACCACCTCTaccatacacctgcacacaggTAAATACCTGCCTATACCAGGTAAACATTACCTTCaccacacacctacatacaggtaaacacacaaaaccGATCACGCACATGCGGAAAATCGTCCTATATAAATAAACCGTGTACATGATCCATACGattccccccccaccccccggcgTACTCACGCCTGTATGGCCTCGGTGACGGAGCCGATCTGGTTGACTTTGAGGAGGAGGCAGTTACAGGCGCGTTCCTCTATCGCCCTCTCTATCCTCCGCGGGTTCGTCACCGTCAGGTCGTCGCCCACGATCTGGATCCCCATGGAAGCGGTCAGCTGAGACCACGCCGGCCAATCGTCCTGATCGAACGGGTCCTCGATGGACACCACTGAGGGAATTGTGGGAAACGTAGGATATTTTAGGGGGGAAAcggaggaaaaacagagaagaagaaaaaaaagaaaaggaaatggagaacgagaagaaaagagagagaaaaacgaggAGGAAGAGAATTAAAAGAAGAGAAGACGCAATGAGCGTCGTCCGATCACTATGTGTTCTGTGACAGTTTGACGACAGGAATCAATTGAGCTGAAGTCACGTTCCTTATAAAACATAACCGTACGGGGTCTGTAAGGGTCCGCATTACTGCTTAAGTGGACATTTTAGATCACTTAAAGAAAGACCCTGTAACGCAGAGGTCTGTGTAGAGATCGTGTCAGGTCAACGGCTCAGGGTCAGAGCGTGCGGAAAATACTGCGCTttcgttctgtgtgtgtgtgtgtgtgtgtgtgtacttgcttTATAGCTGGTCTGATGGGAATGTATGGCTGACTCTGGGCTGTTCTGTGGGCCGTAGTAGGGGAGAGGTTAACAGCTCTGAAGGTGTCAGTGTTAATGAGAGTTTTAATGGCTTTTCTGTGGGCACAAATGAGTCTGTGGTTCTGTTAAACATGAGTTCACATCCCTcagctgtctctccctctctctctccctctctctctctctctctctctctccctctctcactctctctctctctctctctctctccctctctcactctctctctctctctctctccttccgtCTCATTCACTGACGATTAAAACAGCGCATCCACTTAAATGCCCTTTAATTTTGTGCTACATTGCACACATGGCGAAGGGAGGAGATGGAAacagactgttttctctctccctctgtctcattctctcacattctttATCACTCCACAgaccactctccctctctttctctctctcactctctcactctctctctctcactctctccctctctctctgtctctcactctccctctctttctctctctcactctctcactctctctctctcactctctccctctctctctgtctctcactctccctctctttctctctctcactctctcactctctctctctcactctctccctctctctctgtctctcactctccctctctttctctctctctctctctctctctctctctctcactctctctctctctcactctctccctctctctctctctcactctctcactctctccctctctctctctctctctctctcactcactctctctctctctctctcactctctccctctctcccttactctctctctctgtctctcaccccccctctcttttctctctcactctgtctttctctctctctctctctctctcactccttgaGGCTCACTTTTATTCCTACATTTAATCTCATTCAAggttttttacctcttttgttCTCATCTTCTCTTATTTTGCAAATCCTTTTcttattctgtctttctttatttcatttctttttcaaccTAAATTGCTTTATCAGCAATTATCTGATGTGCTCTCCCCTTTAACTCAGAACCTAGTATTGATAAATTGAACACCAAAAGATTTCTCAAAAAttctccattctctgtctctgtctctgtctctgtctctgtctctctctctctctctctctctcacacacacacacacacacacacacacacagtacagggCTGCAGAATAAGAATCAGACACAgactcaagcacacacacgcgcacacacacctgggTAGTTGTTGACGAAGCTCTGGTAGATGTCAGACAGCTCCTCGACAGTGATGTGGCGGGAGGCGTCGGGGGGAGATTTGAAGTCCAGGTCGTATTTCCCCTCACGATAAAACTCAGACGCCGCCACATCCATCCCGATCACCACCTTATCTGTGAAACCAGCCTCCTCGATGGCCGTTTTCAAAAGCtccagagctgagagacagagagagagagagagagagacagagagagagagagacagagagagagagggagagtgagagacagagagagagagagagacagagagagagagagagagagagagagatgatggatgGCGAGTTTGGAGAATACATAGAGAAGAACATACAGAGTACTCTTTCTTTAGAGGCAGCATTGacatcacaacaaacaaacaaactgaaaagacCTTGAAAGGGAACAAGATTAAACTGTTGAGACCAAaacctcgttttttttttttttgttgttgttgttttttgttttctcacgGACCAGTTAATTATTTATAACCCAATGAGTCAGAAGCTACTGCGGTTTTAGGAGTGTTACTTGGTCTAGtttggtgttctctctcttctttctctctctctcttctttctctctctctctctctctctctcactctctctcaccttcgCTGTTCTCCAGGATGTTTGGGGCGAACCCCCCCTCGTCCCCGACGTTGATGGCGTCCTGGCCGTACTTCTCTTTGATCACGCCCCTCAGGGTCTGATAAAGCTCCGCCCCGATGCGCAAGGCCTCGCGGAATGACTCCGCCCCCACCGGCAGGACCATGAACTCCTGCATGGCCAGCTTGTTCCCCGCGTGTGACCCCCCGTTAATCACGTTAAACGCCTAGACGGCGTCGCCCGACCGGAGGAGAGCGAGAGTccgggaaggagagagagagagagagagagagagagagagagatgaaaagaagaaagacgAGACCCTCTAAAACATGAATGTTTAATTGTAAGCTGTAATATACATGTTATTCAGTTTAATGTTGAATtgcagtgaaaaagaaaaaaaacttgtcagGTTTATTCTGGTTTGTCTTCAGCATTATGCGAGTTGGATAAGACAGCCTTCTGGGTCGTAACGGATGTTAATTATGATTTTGATGTGTTACCACTTAAAAGTGGGTTTTTAAATGAAGAGTGTTGAGAAACAGAATGGAGGCATGCGTCTGGTATGTGAATCGTTCTGTGTGGTTTTCCCATAATTGACACATAATTATTATTCTAAAACCAGACTGTGGTCCCATCGGATTCTGTTGTGGGAGTGGGGTATGAAGACACTGCTTGCTTGAGGGAACTTTGCCTTCCTTAAAAAACAGTGTTATGTTCTGCATTCGATCAAAAGTAAAaagcttttctgtgtgtgtgtttttttttttttttggagaggagCATAAATTTGAGCAGTCGTGAAATTTGATTCATTTCATAAATTCCATGTGACACTCAAACTCACGGGAACTGGAAGCACCAGCTCTGTGTTTCCGGCCAGGTCAGCAATGTGACGGTACAGGGGGACACCTTTTTCTGTGGCACCGGCCTTGCAGATGGCCAGAGACACTCCCAGAATAGCATTAGCTCCAAACTTAGCTggaggagggaaagacagagagaaagagagagagacagagacagagagagagacagagagagagagacagagacagagagagagacaagagagagagagacagagagagagagaaagagagggagagaaagacagagagagagacaagagagagaaagagagagagagagagagacagagagggagagagagagagagagagagagagacagagagagagggagagagacagagagagagggagagagagagagacagagagggagagagagagagagaaagagagagagagacagagagagagagagacaagagagagaaagagagagagcgagagagacagagagagagacagagagagagagagggagagagagagagagagaaagagagagagagacagagagagagagagggggagagatctTATCTCACTGACAGAAGAGTGGAGTAAAATGGAAGAGTCATTGACTGTAAAACGTTTTGCAGTGAGAGACATGTGACTcacatttgttctctgttccaTCCATCTCAAGCATCATGTTGTCTAACTTTTCCTGTTCCACCACACTGATcccctacaacacacacacacacacacacacacacacagacacacacacacacattacaacctgcagacacatatacatcagttaacacccccccccccccgacacacacacacataaacataaacatacattcactaaacatacacactcacatacagtaaacagaaCATGTGCATAAGAAAAAGGattcacaccctctctctctgtctgtttgtctgtctctctctctctccctctctctctctctctctctctttctgtgcctcTGTGAGCAGTGAATGTCTTACTGTCTGCTGGAGAGTCTAAGTTgtattctatctatctatctatctatctatctatctatctatctatctatctatctatctatctatctatctatctgcatTGCAGTGGTGTTGGAACTTGCAGACTCCCagctaaatacacacacacccacacatacacacacacacatgcacacacacacacacatacacacacacacacacatatattacactcACAGACTGGATGAGAGCGGGTCTGATGGTGTCATTAACGTGGCTGACGGCTTTCAGCACTCCTGtacagggtcagaggtcatcgAGGGTCGGGGGTCGGGGGTCGGGGTAGGGGGGAGGGgcaaaaagaagacaaaaagatGTTGAGATCAGCTATTGAAGAGCCCAAAGGTGTGTTAAACAAAGACTTGCCCATACACCTGTcaccccactcacacacacacacacacacacacacactgcccagttAGACTCAGCTTTTCACCCACATGTGAGCAAggttcaaataaaaacagaaaaaaaaaccccagcacaAACCTATCGCGTGTGCCATAGAGCCCTCGTCTTGGCTGCCTGTTCTGAAATCTAACTATAGATGGCGCTCTTTTTGGCTATATCGAACAGCCGCTCAGATCTGGTTTTCGTCAACGATTGGAATataaattttttattttggttggtTTCATTTGAGCCATTGCGCCGCATGTAGCGGAATTCTaaagaaatattatttttgaatacttctggtttttttttctttacacactCTTTACAGGTCATGTGACTAAACTACCCCGTATCAAGCGCACCCCCGAAATGTGACTTGTTCCttatgacctttgacctctcaccTTTGCCCTTGTAGCGACTCTTATCACCATCTCTCAGTTCCAAAGCTTCATAGATCCCTGTGGACGCCCCGCTTGGAACCGCTGCCCGGAACACACCTGATGTGtatgttggggtgtgtgtgtgtgtgtgtggggggagcggagagggggaaagaggaaATTTTGTTGCTTGCCAAATCCAATGAACTGACAGAATTACAGACTTCACATTGCCAAGTTAGTCATTTAAGCATTAGGTAATTAGACTATTTGTTTTTGTAGACGCATTTCATCAGAGGTTtggcaaacgcacacacacccacacatgcatactctctccctctctctctgtctctctctttcagtcacacacacacacacacacacaaactctaactcactctctctctctctctctctctctctctctttctctctctctctctttctccctctctctctttctctttcagtcacacacacacacacatacacacacaaacacaaactctctctctctctctttctctttcagtgacacacacacctgtactgtGATGTGGTTTTCCTCATTTACCTTTGTCAGTGTGTAAGTCCACCTCCACTGTAGGGTTTCCCCGAGAATCCAGGATCTCCCTGGCCACAATGTTGAGTATCGACATccttcacacacgcacgcacacacacacacacatgcacgcacacacacgaacgcacacaccacacacaatgcATACTGCATCActcaaatgcatttaacggTAAAATAAGAAAACCAAAGTATCCAgcagtcacaaaaacacatacacacaggtagcAATTATGCCACAAATGTACGTGAACCAATGGTTAGCAATTCACCGCTGAATTACAAAatctgtgctctgattggcccACCAGCAGTCTGTTAGTCAATGCAGTCCACTCCGCTGTGCTATATttcctctctctacacacacacacacacacacacacacacacacatacaccctctcgTGCCATTCTGGACccacagagagtgtgagatggaaggagcgagagagagagagagagagagagagagcgagagatggagggcgagagagagagagagagagagagagagagagatggagggcgagagagagagagagagagagagagagagatggagggcgagagagagacagagagagagagtgagagagagagagagatggaggggcgagagagagagagagagagagagagagagagagagagagtggaggagaaatgatggagagagcgagagaacgaGGAGGAGACGTGTAGTCAGAGATTATTCAATTATTAAAGTCCCTTTTGGGCAAAGAGAGATGAATattcagagaaaataaaagatgagccaaacggagagagagagagagagagagagagagagagagagagagagagagagagagagagagagcaagagaatgaCCTCTGCAGCATTACcaaccatcacacacattacGCATCGCCTTGAATCAGCAGCCTTTCCATAGGCTGATGATCAAATCGATATACaaacatgcgcgcacgcacacacacacacgcacacacacacacacagcaaacatcaTCTACTTTGGTGTGACGCTGAACAGCTACGCTAACTGAATATGCTGACACACAAATGCTATTACgtacaatgacacacacaccgcacgcgcacacacacacacacacacacacacacacggtggaATACACACTATGGAATCATAACTGAACATGATGATGTATACTGCAGAGTACCTTGTTATGTAAagcactacacacatacacacacacacacacacacacacacaaacacgcaaacacacttacaaacacacacatttcagttacCCAGATTCTGATGTAATCCACTTTGatacctgtgttctgttttaatgaCTGGTTTTTGCTTACAAGCCAAAAGAGAGACCAGCGCAAGatagagacagtgagagagagagagagagagagagagagagggagggagggagggtgagagagactgagagagagagagagagagagagagatggagaaggatgaagagagagagagaatatgaaaggAAGAgatagatttttcttttttccattacCTGATGTGTCTGCGCGCAGCCTTGTAGGGAAAGCGAGAGAATGTgagcgaatgagagagagagagaggaagaaaggaaaagagagagagaga containing:
- the LOC115820389 gene encoding gamma-enolase, with product MSILNIVAREILDSRGNPTVEVDLHTDKGVFRAAVPSGASTGIYEALELRDGDKSRYKGKGVLKAVSHVNDTIRPALIQSGISVVEQEKLDNMMLEMDGTENKSKFGANAILGVSLAICKAGATEKGVPLYRHIADLAGNTELVLPVPAFNVINGGSHAGNKLAMQEFMVLPVGAESFREALRIGAELYQTLRGVIKEKYGQDAINVGDEGGFAPNILENSEALELLKTAIEEAGFTDKVVIGMDVAASEFYREGKYDLDFKSPPDASRHITVEELSDIYQSFVNNYPVVSIEDPFDQDDWPAWSQLTASMGIQIVGDDLTVTNPRRIERAIEERACNCLLLKVNQIGSVTEAIQACKLAQENGWGVMVSHRSGETEDTFIADLVVGLCTGQIKTGAPCRSERLAKYNQLMRIEEELGDQARFAGHNFRNPSAL